Proteins co-encoded in one Kutzneria chonburiensis genomic window:
- a CDS encoding trypsin-like serine peptidase yields the protein MSRHTWAVAVALVTALLPAGAAAAAGTPHTVVADPRPEIGSLSDGSDPSNHHCSASIVASPKGNVIVTAAHCVAGKAHVYFTPGYHDGQAPYGTWRSAATYLDPGWATSHDIDGAGSPYDYAFVVLEPRNGKNVADVTGASLTLKTDATLPADLKVYGYPSTGTSGYQDKPYVGTSTANKDGQYWETLQCTGIPGGFSGGPWILGGGKDLIGVIGGKGQNLPASDPRNYSVRFDERVKALYDKAVAAPVPPSDGNLGYPLGDGPLWKHADLITSGDFTGSSQLDMIVKWSDGEVTLYQGGSTTDPQKPFVGETQLAAPGGLWTHAKGIATVNRGVVVTWSDGEVTYYGSVGKGGFGGEVQLTAPNDLWRDHASLIAGLGGDLAVVWNDGETTLYQGIAANGIHSERQLAAPNGTWTHAQTISGGDWVGSGASDLLVRWSDGEFTIYGDVAGAGLGQEHQVKAPNELWTHATVTAGRGNAIVVRWSDGEVSLYPAVDGQLHREIQLVAP from the coding sequence ATGTCGAGACACACCTGGGCTGTGGCGGTCGCGCTGGTCACCGCCCTGCTCCCCGCCGGCGCCGCCGCGGCGGCGGGCACGCCGCACACCGTCGTCGCCGACCCGCGACCCGAGATCGGCTCCCTCTCGGACGGCTCCGATCCCAGCAACCACCACTGCTCGGCCAGCATCGTGGCCAGCCCCAAGGGCAACGTCATCGTCACCGCGGCGCACTGCGTGGCCGGCAAGGCCCACGTGTACTTCACGCCCGGCTACCACGACGGCCAGGCCCCGTACGGCACGTGGCGCTCGGCGGCCACCTACCTCGACCCGGGCTGGGCCACCAGTCACGATATCGACGGCGCCGGCTCGCCCTACGACTACGCGTTCGTGGTGCTCGAGCCGCGCAACGGCAAGAACGTCGCCGACGTGACCGGCGCCTCGCTCACCCTGAAGACCGATGCCACCCTGCCGGCCGACCTGAAGGTGTACGGCTACCCGTCCACCGGCACGTCCGGATACCAGGACAAGCCGTACGTCGGGACTAGCACCGCTAACAAGGACGGCCAGTACTGGGAAACGCTCCAGTGCACCGGCATTCCCGGCGGGTTCAGCGGCGGTCCGTGGATCCTCGGCGGCGGCAAGGACCTCATCGGCGTGATCGGCGGCAAGGGCCAGAACCTGCCGGCCAGCGATCCCCGCAACTACAGCGTCCGCTTCGACGAGCGCGTCAAGGCCTTGTACGACAAGGCCGTCGCCGCGCCGGTGCCGCCGAGCGACGGCAACCTCGGCTATCCGCTCGGCGACGGGCCGCTGTGGAAGCACGCCGACCTGATCACCAGCGGCGACTTCACCGGCAGCAGCCAGCTCGACATGATCGTCAAGTGGAGCGACGGCGAGGTCACGCTCTACCAGGGCGGGTCGACCACCGATCCGCAGAAGCCGTTCGTCGGCGAGACCCAGCTGGCCGCGCCGGGTGGTCTCTGGACGCACGCCAAGGGCATCGCCACCGTCAACCGCGGTGTCGTGGTCACGTGGAGCGACGGCGAGGTCACCTACTACGGCTCCGTCGGCAAGGGCGGTTTCGGTGGCGAGGTCCAGCTCACCGCCCCGAACGACCTGTGGCGCGACCACGCCTCCCTCATCGCCGGTCTCGGCGGCGACCTCGCGGTTGTCTGGAACGACGGCGAAACCACCCTGTACCAGGGCATCGCCGCCAACGGCATCCACTCGGAGCGTCAGCTCGCCGCCCCCAACGGCACCTGGACCCACGCCCAGACCATCTCCGGCGGCGACTGGGTCGGTTCCGGGGCTTCTGACCTGCTGGTCCGGTGGAGCGACGGCGAGTTCACCATCTACGGCGACGTCGCCGGCGCCGGCCTCGGCCAGGAGCACCAGGTCAAGGCCCCCAATGAGCTGTGGACCCACGCCACCGTCACCGCCGGCCGCGGCAACGCGATCGTGGTCCGGTGGAGCGACGGCGAGGTCAGCCTCTACCCCGCCGTGGACGGGCAGCTGCACCGCGAGATCCAGCTCGTCGCGCCGTGA